The following nucleotide sequence is from Wenzhouxiangella sp. XN24.
GCCGCATCGCGGCCGCCGCTGTCGCCGACCTCGCCGAGCACCTCGCCGACCTCGACCCAGTCACCGACGGCGCGATAGAGCACCTCGCTGTGGCCATACAGGCTCATGAAGCCGTCTCCGTGCTCGAGCACGAGGAGCAGGCCGAGACCCGGCAGCCAGTCCGCATAGGCGACGCGGCCGTGCCAGACGGCCTGGATCTCGGCGCCGCGCGGGGCGGCGATCAACACCCCGTTGGACGGCGGCCCTTCCCCCCGCCGTTCGCCGAAACGCCGGGAGAGAGGCCCTTTCACCGGCCATTCGAGACGCCCGCGCTGCCCGGTGAAGGGCGCCACGTCCGGCATCGCCAGGTCGGCCACCGCCGCACGCAACTCGTCGAGCAGCGCCTCGAGCCCCGCGGCTTCTTCGCGCAGCCGGGCCGCGACCTGGTCCTGTCGCGCCACGTCTGCATCGAGCTCGGCCAGTGCCTGCGCGCGGACGGCTCGCGCCGCATCGAGCGCGGCCACGGCCGCCGCCTGGCGCGTTTCGGCCGCCGCCAGGCGCCGGCGAGCCTCGTCGAGTTGCGTGCCGACGGCCGCGAGTTCGGCGAGTCGTTCGCGCAACCGCTCGACGCGTGCCGCGCGGTCGCGCGCGAAGTAGCCGTACCACGTTGCCATGCGTCCGAGCTCCCCGGGATCCTGCTGGCTGAGCAGGAGGCGTAACCGCGGTTCGCCGCCCGTCATCCAGGCCGCGCGCAACTCCGCCGCCAGCGCTTCCGTGTCGGCCTCCAGCCCGGCGGCCAGCTCCGCACGCTGCGCGGCCAGTTCATCGCGCCGTGTCTCGAGCACACTGCGCTCACGGCGCGTCTCCCGCAAGGCCCGCGACTGGGCCGCCACGGCTTTTTCCGCATCGCGCAGCGCTTCCGAAGCCTCGTCGCGGCGCGCCATGGCCTGCCGCTGTGCCTCCTCGATCGTCGCGATGCGCGCTTGCAGCGTTTCCAGCTGGCGGCTGATCTCGGCCTCGCGGTCACTCGCAACCGCGGGAATCGTGGCGCCAGGGAAGGCCAGCAGGAGCACGAGCAGGAAGCGGAGCGGAGTTTTCACGGTCGCCCGAGTTTAGGGGATGGGCGGAATCGGGCAAGACCAGACGGCGTAAGCAGGTATAATTGCCGGCTTCCCTCCCGGACCAGGGCTCTCATGGATTCCATACTGCAATACGCCGCAAGCCACCCGTTCCTGTTCGGCGGCATGCTGCTCATGTTCGTGGTCGTGTTCGCCTACGAAATGCGCCTCGCGGGGCGCAAGGGCGCCGATGTCACGCCGCCCGAAGCGGTCGCCCTGATCAATGCGGGCGCGCAGCCGGTGGACATCCGCTCGCCGGCCCAGTTCGAGAAGGCGCATCTTCTCGACGCGAAAAACGTGCCGCTCGCCGACCTCGAGCAGCACCTGCCGGCGCTGGAGAAGCTCAAGGAGCGCGGCATCCTGCTGTACTGCGACAACGGCTCCGCCTCGGTCGGCGCGGTCCGGAAACTGGCCGAACGCGGCATCACGACGGCGCGCAGCCTCCGCGGCGGGCTGAACGCCTGGCAAGGCGAGAACCTCCCGGTCTTCGCGGGGAGGAAGCAACGCAAGAAGGACGCGTCCTGATGCGCCCGGTGCTCGTTTACGCGTCCCGTTACTGTGGCTGGTGCACGCGAGCGATCGCATTGCTCGAGGCCAAGGGCGTGACGCCCGATATCGTCCTCGTGGATACGGACCGGGCCCAGCGGCGCATAATGGAAGAGCGCAGCGGGCGGCGTACCGTGCCGCAGGTGTTCATCGGCGAGCGACATATCGGGGGGTTCGACGACCTGTACGCGCTGGACGCCGCCGGACGGCTCGACGAGGCGCTCGAGGCGGAGCAATAGACGATCCGGGTCGCCATCGGCCCGCTTACCGCACAACTCTTTTCAGAACCGATACAACGACTTTCAAGGAGCTTTCATGGCCGAGCAGAAAACCGACGGCATCGATACGAATCCCGTCACCGTGGCTTTGCAGCGCGTTTACGTGAAGGACAGCTCCTTCGAGGCGCCGAACAGCCCCGCCATCTTTTCCGGCGAATGGCGTCCCAACGTCTCGCTGAACATCGCCACCAAGACCAGCGAACTCGGCGACGGTGCCTACGAGGCGGTCCTCAGCCTGACGACGGAAGCCAAGCAGGGCGACAAGACGGCCTTCCTGATCGAGGTGGAGCAGGCCGGCGTGTTCATCCTCAAGGGACTACAGGCGGAAGACCTGCAGCGCGCGCTGATCACTTTCTGCCCCCAGCAGCTCTATCCCTATGCCCGGGAAGTGGTTGCAGACATGTCCACCAAGGGGGGGTTCCCGGCGCTGCAGCTGCAGCCTGTGAACTTCGACGCCGTGGCGGCCGAGGCCATCCGCCGGCAGCAGCAGGAACAACCCGCACAGCCGGACGCGGCACCCGAAGCCAGCCACTGATCCGGCCATGGGCGAGACCGGAGAAGCACAGGCGATCGCGGTCATCGGCGCCGGCTCCTGGGGTACGGCGCTGGCCATCCAGTTCGCCCGCAGCGGGCGCCCGACCCTGCTATGGGGCCGCGCCGAGGACGACCCGGCCTCCATAGAGGCGGCGCGCGAGAACGTGCGCTATCTCCCGGGGGCGAAATTTCCTCCCAGCCTGCATGCCCTGGCCGACCTCGAGGAGGTTCTCGGGCAGGCGCAGGTGCTCGTCGTCGCCGTGCCCAGCCATGCGTTCCGCGCCGTGCTCACGCGCATGAAGCCGCTCCTCAAGCCCGGCACCCGCCTCGCGTGGGCGACGAAGGGTTTCGAACTCGAAACGGGCAAGCTGCCCCACCAGGTCGCCAGGGAAGTTCTCGGCAGCGACACCGCGATGGCGGTCCTGTCCGGCCCGACCTTCGCGCGCGAGGTCGGCATGGGGCTCCCGACGGCCATGACCATTGCTTCGAACGACGCGGAATACGCGCTGCAACTGGCGGAGAACCTCTCGGGGGAATCCTTCCGGGCCTACACCTCGACCGACATCATCGGGGTCGAAGTCGGGGGCGCCGTGAAGAACGTCCTCGCGATCGGCGCGGGCATCTGCGACGGGCTGGGATTCGGCGCCAACACCCGCGTGGCGATGATCACCCGCGGCCTGGTCGAAATGACACGCCTCGGCGCGGCGCTCGGCGCGGAGCCGGCGACCTTCATGGGCCTCGCGGGGATGGGCGACCTGGTCCTGACCTGCACCGACGACCAGTCCCGCAACCGCCGCATGGGGCTCGCTCTGGCGGCCGGCAAGACGATCAAGGAAGCGGAACACGAGATCAAGCAGGTCGTCGAAGGGGTCCTCGCCGCCCGTGCAGTCCATCGGGTCGCTGCGGAGGCGGGCATCGAGATGCCCATCTGCGAGCAGATCTACCGCATTCTCTACGAGGGGGCCGAGCCGCAGGCCGCGGTCGTCGCCCTGATGAAACGCGAGCTCAAATCGGAGTTCGCCCCGGGCGGTTGAGACGGCGCCTTACCGGGGAACGACGACCCGACGGATCAACCCGGGCTGGCGTCATCGTCCGCGGGCATCGCGAAACCCAGCTGCCGCCAGGCCTCGTACACGGCGACCGCCACCGCGTTGGACAGGTTCAGGCTGCGGTTCCCCGCGCGCATGGGGATGGTCAGCCGCCGGTCGGCCGGCGCCTGCGCCATGATCTCGGGCGGCAATCCGCGCGTCTCGGGCCCGAAGAGCAAGGCGTCGCCCGGGGCGAAATGCGCCGCCGCATAGGACTGTGTCGCCCGCGCCGAGAAGGCCCACAGTCGCGGCTCGCCCAGCGCCTCCAGGCAATCCTCCAGGGCGCCGAAGCTGCGCACCCT
It contains:
- a CDS encoding rhodanese-like domain-containing protein, whose protein sequence is MDSILQYAASHPFLFGGMLLMFVVVFAYEMRLAGRKGADVTPPEAVALINAGAQPVDIRSPAQFEKAHLLDAKNVPLADLEQHLPALEKLKERGILLYCDNGSASVGAVRKLAERGITTARSLRGGLNAWQGENLPVFAGRKQRKKDAS
- a CDS encoding NAD(P)H-dependent glycerol-3-phosphate dehydrogenase, translated to MGETGEAQAIAVIGAGSWGTALAIQFARSGRPTLLWGRAEDDPASIEAARENVRYLPGAKFPPSLHALADLEEVLGQAQVLVVAVPSHAFRAVLTRMKPLLKPGTRLAWATKGFELETGKLPHQVAREVLGSDTAMAVLSGPTFAREVGMGLPTAMTIASNDAEYALQLAENLSGESFRAYTSTDIIGVEVGGAVKNVLAIGAGICDGLGFGANTRVAMITRGLVEMTRLGAALGAEPATFMGLAGMGDLVLTCTDDQSRNRRMGLALAAGKTIKEAEHEIKQVVEGVLAARAVHRVAAEAGIEMPICEQIYRILYEGAEPQAAVVALMKRELKSEFAPGG
- a CDS encoding tRNA (cytidine(34)-2'-O)-methyltransferase; its protein translation is MFHVILWQPEIPPNTGNIIRLCANTGASLSLVEPLGFALDEPRLRRAGLDYHEFARVRSFGALEDCLEALGEPRLWAFSARATQSYAAAHFAPGDALLFGPETRGLPPEIMAQAPADRRLTIPMRAGNRSLNLSNAVAVAVYEAWRQLGFAMPADDDASPG
- a CDS encoding peptidoglycan DD-metalloendopeptidase family protein, with translation MKTPLRFLLVLLLAFPGATIPAVASDREAEISRQLETLQARIATIEEAQRQAMARRDEASEALRDAEKAVAAQSRALRETRRERSVLETRRDELAAQRAELAAGLEADTEALAAELRAAWMTGGEPRLRLLLSQQDPGELGRMATWYGYFARDRAARVERLRERLAELAAVGTQLDEARRRLAAAETRQAAAVAALDAARAVRAQALAELDADVARQDQVAARLREEAAGLEALLDELRAAVADLAMPDVAPFTGQRGRLEWPVKGPLSRRFGERRGEGPPSNGVLIAAPRGAEIQAVWHGRVAYADWLPGLGLLLVLEHGDGFMSLYGHSEVLYRAVGDWVEVGEVLGEVGDSGGRDAAGLYFEIRNGAQPENPAAWLQPAGR
- the secB gene encoding protein-export chaperone SecB translates to MAEQKTDGIDTNPVTVALQRVYVKDSSFEAPNSPAIFSGEWRPNVSLNIATKTSELGDGAYEAVLSLTTEAKQGDKTAFLIEVEQAGVFILKGLQAEDLQRALITFCPQQLYPYAREVVADMSTKGGFPALQLQPVNFDAVAAEAIRRQQQEQPAQPDAAPEASH
- the grxC gene encoding glutaredoxin 3, with protein sequence MRPVLVYASRYCGWCTRAIALLEAKGVTPDIVLVDTDRAQRRIMEERSGRRTVPQVFIGERHIGGFDDLYALDAAGRLDEALEAEQ